One part of the Rutidosis leptorrhynchoides isolate AG116_Rl617_1_P2 chromosome 1, CSIRO_AGI_Rlap_v1, whole genome shotgun sequence genome encodes these proteins:
- the LOC139857398 gene encoding aspartic proteinase 36-like encodes MDVYRRNVGVFRIGFVLVVVCELCMLALANVVFHVKHKYADTNRSLNVLKHHDANRHRRFLSAAEVPLGGDGSPTSAALYYTKIQLGSPPKDFYVQVDTGSDLLWVNCIECEKCPTKSDLGVPLTLFDPKDSSSAKKVSCDDEFCKSTFGGPSDECKAGMLCAYAVAYGDGSSTSGFFVTDNIKLSQVSGNRQTTSMSGNVTFGCGAKQSGELGSSEQALDGIIGFGQSETSILSQLASAKKVKKMFSHCLDGNKGGGIFAIGEVVQPEVKTTPLLADKTHYNIELKSIDVNGDDVKISSSIFNFLKKQGAIVDSGTTLAYFPDQIYNQLMDKIIAAQPNNKPRTVEKIFKCYKYSGNIDDGFPDITFHFANSLSLKVSPHQYFFQIDDDEWCIGFQNSNLQDKSGGDLTLLGDLVLSDRLVTYDMENGAIGWTDYDCTSSIKVKDEESGNVYEVVAKDISSSHCIYYSRMILGFLLFFAVTWIK; translated from the exons ATGGATGTGTACAGAAGAAATGTTGGTGTTTTCAGAATTGGGTTTGTATTGGTTGTAGTTTGTGAATTATGTATGTTGGCATTAGCCAATGTGGTTTTTCATGTAAAACATAAATATGCAGACACCAATAGATCTTTAAATGTACTTAAACATCACGATGCAAATCGTCACCGGAGATTTTTATCTGCAGCCGAAGTTCCTCTTGGTGGTGATGGCAGCCCGACCTCTGCAGC TCTTTATTACACTAAGATTCAACTCGGTTCTCCTCCAAAGGATTTTTATGTGCAAGTTGATACAGGAAGTGACCTTTTATGGGTCAACTGCATCGAATGTGAAAAGTGCCCTACGAAAAGTGACCTTGGA GTACCTTTAACTTTGTTTGATCCAAAGGACTCATCGAGCGCCAAAAAGGTATCTTGTGATGATGAGTTTTGCAAGTCGACCTTCGGTGGGCCCAGTGACGAGTGCAAGGCTGGAATGCTCTGTGCGTATGCTGTGGCATACGGTGACGGGAGCTCAACTTCTGGATTTTTCGTCACTGACAATATAAAACTTTCCCAAGTATCGGGAAACCGGCAGACTACCTCTATGAGTGGGAATGTAACATTTGG GTGTGGAGCTAAACAATCTGGCGAGCTAGGTTCATCGGAACAAGCACTAGATGGTATTATTGGATTTGGGCAGTCAGAAACTTCGATTCTTTCGCAGCTTGCTTCAGCTAAAAAGGTGAAAAAAATGTTCTCGCATTGCTTAGATGGTAATAAAGGAGGTGGCATTTTCGCTATCGGAGAAGTTGTGCAGCCAGAAGTTAAAACAACACCATTGCTTGCTGATAA GACACATTATAATATTGAGTTGAAGTCAATTGATGTGAACGGTGATGATGTTAAAATCTCGTCAAGTATATTTAACTTTTTGAAGAAGCAAGGAGCTATAGTTGACAGTGGTACTACTTTGGCATATTTTCCTGATCAGATTTACAATCAACTAATGGATAAG ATCATAGCTGCACAGCCCAACAACAAGCCACGTACAGTTGAAAAGATATTTAAATGCTACAAGTACTCTGGCAA CATTGATGATGGTTTTCCGGATATCACTTTTCATTTTGCAAATTCGCTTTCACTGAAAGTTTCTCCTCATCAATATTTTTTCCAAATCGAC GATGATGAATGGTGTATTGGGTTTCAGAACAGTAATCTTCAAGATAAAAGTGGAGGAGATCTAACTTTGTTGGGAG ATCTTGTTCTATCAGATAGGCTGGTTACCTACGATATGGAGAATGGAGCCATTGGATGGACTGATTATGATT GCACGTCAAGCATCAAAGTGAAAGACGAAGAGTCTGGGAATGTATATGAGGTCGTTGCAAAAGATATATCTTCGTCACATTGTATATATTACTCTAGAATGATTTTGGGATTTCTGTTATTTTTTGCAGTAACCTGGATCAAGTAA